From a single Acidobacteriota bacterium genomic region:
- a CDS encoding radical SAM protein: protein MRPVKHFEKGLTYVAAGMFNAIKSVNQYKPNPSFTPKWADKPILKSWQKTKPTLGFPRQTDSLCPNCVIEAREEILANKRDVSTLINEKVGEIKAQIIERDGQVWMIKDCPEHGHFEDMMAIDSEFLQHIESLFPGRDMEAHNDEKLHNHGTSSVKYGRGAVLTVDLTNRCNMMCDPCFMDANQVGFVHELSMEDVQEILDNAIQIKPRRQMSVQYSGGEPTLSPYFLDAIRYARKVGYNSVQAATNGIEFAKSKDFCREAAEAGLRFVYLQFDGIGNDANSHRQIGNLFDVKLRAINNLHEAGVDIILVTTLVNGVNNDQVGTIIRFALENPKKISFIAFQPVSFTGRDELITEQRRLQQRYTLAHLAHDVKGQVGITEPNRDWFPLSLMGAFADFADVVHGPESDWGQVSCGCHPNCGVGTAVMVNKETKEMAPVPQFLNIQGLVTDMQHITDTNRGKWFSNLMMGLALLKNYNPYGAPASLTLKGILMKFDKSFGLSGKDYGKVGPDRTAEDIEKRRKDPWNFLFIAGMWFQDLFNYDFRRTEMCIIPYGTQEGEISFCAYNTGIGWRNIIEHMHQNATVAQWYKEHGRHEVFARGKEVELSDKSHGLVLNEVDLARPNKPEMEGPKTAAEEVQMMRKLYNQMVLEKNQIKGENLVQIGGIKKKDKSMAIAE, encoded by the coding sequence ATGAGACCAGTAAAGCACTTTGAAAAAGGCCTGACATACGTCGCCGCCGGCATGTTCAATGCGATCAAGTCGGTTAATCAGTATAAGCCGAATCCTTCGTTCACACCGAAGTGGGCCGATAAGCCGATCCTCAAATCATGGCAGAAAACGAAGCCGACGCTTGGCTTCCCGCGGCAGACGGATTCGCTCTGCCCGAACTGTGTCATTGAGGCGCGCGAAGAGATCCTGGCAAACAAACGCGATGTCAGCACGCTGATCAATGAAAAGGTCGGAGAGATCAAGGCCCAGATCATCGAGCGTGACGGACAGGTCTGGATGATCAAAGACTGCCCGGAGCACGGCCATTTTGAAGACATGATGGCGATCGACTCCGAGTTCCTGCAGCACATCGAATCGCTCTTCCCGGGCCGCGACATGGAAGCTCACAATGATGAGAAGCTCCACAATCACGGCACCTCGTCGGTGAAGTATGGCCGCGGTGCGGTTTTGACGGTTGACCTGACGAATCGCTGCAACATGATGTGCGACCCGTGCTTCATGGACGCGAACCAGGTTGGTTTCGTGCATGAGCTGAGCATGGAAGACGTCCAGGAGATCCTCGACAACGCCATCCAGATCAAGCCGCGTCGGCAGATGTCGGTGCAGTACTCGGGCGGCGAACCTACATTGAGCCCGTATTTCCTCGATGCGATCCGTTACGCACGTAAGGTCGGGTACAACTCGGTCCAGGCCGCGACCAACGGTATCGAGTTCGCAAAATCGAAAGATTTTTGCCGCGAGGCAGCCGAGGCTGGCCTTCGTTTCGTATATCTGCAGTTTGACGGTATCGGCAACGACGCCAACTCGCACCGCCAGATCGGCAACCTGTTTGACGTAAAGCTCCGTGCGATCAATAACCTCCACGAAGCCGGCGTCGACATCATTCTTGTTACAACGCTGGTCAATGGCGTCAATAATGACCAGGTCGGAACGATCATCCGCTTTGCACTTGAGAATCCGAAGAAGATCTCGTTCATCGCGTTCCAGCCGGTTTCCTTCACGGGCCGCGACGAGCTGATCACCGAACAACGTCGGCTGCAGCAGCGTTATACGCTTGCTCACCTCGCCCACGATGTGAAAGGCCAGGTCGGCATCACCGAACCGAACCGCGACTGGTTCCCGCTTTCCTTGATGGGAGCGTTCGCCGATTTCGCGGACGTCGTCCACGGCCCCGAGTCCGATTGGGGACAGGTTTCGTGCGGCTGCCACCCGAATTGCGGCGTCGGCACGGCCGTTATGGTCAATAAGGAAACGAAAGAGATGGCTCCGGTCCCGCAGTTCCTGAACATTCAGGGCCTTGTGACCGATATGCAGCACATCACGGACACCAACCGCGGCAAGTGGTTCTCAAACCTTATGATGGGCCTCGCCCTTTTGAAGAACTACAACCCCTACGGTGCTCCGGCGAGCCTTACGCTCAAGGGCATCCTGATGAAGTTCGATAAGTCGTTCGGGCTCTCGGGCAAAGATTACGGAAAGGTCGGCCCGGACCGTACGGCCGAAGATATCGAGAAACGCCGAAAGGACCCGTGGAACTTCCTCTTTATTGCCGGAATGTGGTTCCAGGACCTCTTTAACTACGACTTCCGCCGCACGGAGATGTGCATCATCCCCTACGGCACACAGGAAGGCGAGATCAGCTTCTGTGCTTACAATACCGGTATCGGCTGGCGCAATATCATCGAGCATATGCACCAGAACGCGACCGTCGCACAGTGGTATAAAGAGCACGGCCGCCACGAAGTTTTCGCTCGCGGTAAGGAAGTCGAGCTGAGCGATAAGTCGCACGGCCTTGTCCTTAACGAGGTCGACCTCGCCCGGCCCAACAAGCCGGAAATGGAAGGCCCGAAGACCGCTGCCGAAGAGGTCCAGATGATGCGCAAGCTCTATAACCAGATGGTCCTCGAAAAGAACCAGATCAAGGGCGAAAACCTCGTCCAGATTGGCGGCATCAAAAAGAAGGACAAATCAATGGCCATCGCTGAATAA
- a CDS encoding DUF3553 domain-containing protein, giving the protein MNNELSVGSRVRHPKLNDWGIGQITSVESSTVTVFFETAGEKKLRTDLVSLVLLTGSDADSNALDSKFRRKGATKRRFVGDAYFNDGKSVSRKTFIESLGGTCANWNWSWSFVNHDEKKIFFGAWQDLRNGSRALILSGSWKTKNGKKRPSWPESRENIRLIEDEGYSLRVYTMIVDPDSELDYEKGARKIAAILNDLAEARLVREGDEWYAEFPEIPRD; this is encoded by the coding sequence ATGAATAACGAACTTTCTGTAGGCAGTCGGGTGAGGCATCCAAAATTAAATGATTGGGGAATCGGGCAAATCACTTCAGTCGAATCATCCACCGTTACAGTATTCTTCGAAACTGCGGGTGAGAAAAAACTAAGAACTGATCTTGTTTCCTTAGTTCTCCTGACGGGAAGCGATGCGGATAGCAATGCCCTCGATTCTAAGTTTCGAAGGAAAGGGGCAACGAAGCGGCGTTTTGTGGGCGACGCTTACTTTAACGATGGCAAGAGTGTTAGCCGGAAAACGTTTATTGAGAGTCTGGGCGGGACGTGTGCGAATTGGAACTGGAGTTGGTCGTTTGTGAACCACGATGAAAAGAAGATATTTTTCGGGGCGTGGCAAGACCTTCGTAACGGTAGCCGCGCTTTGATACTTAGCGGGAGTTGGAAAACCAAAAATGGAAAGAAAAGACCATCGTGGCCAGAATCACGCGAGAATATTCGTCTCATTGAGGACGAGGGTTATTCGCTTCGCGTTTATACGATGATCGTAGACCCGGATTCTGAACTGGATTATGAAAAAGGAGCACGTAAGATTGCCGCAATACTAAACGATCTTGCTGAAGCAAGATTAGTCAGGGAGGGCGATGAATGGTACGCCGAGTTCCCAGAGATTCCTCGTGATTAA
- a CDS encoding HNH endonuclease has translation MANNWTREQLIITFNLYCRMPFAKAVQTNPEVMRIAEIIGRSPGAVAFKLGNFGSFDPELKKRGIGGLPNTSKLDRQIWDEFHNNWDELAFESEKLIAEFSRTSVESRVIDEIKGVPPGTERESIVRVRVNQSFFRSSVLSIYNRQCCITGIDHESMLVASHIIPWRDSANDRTNPKNGLCLNTFHDRAFDRGLITVTPDYKVRVSRAFEQIEHKPEFRSFFEKLDGRNIDLPDKFFPGEKFLEYHNEEIFVK, from the coding sequence ATGGCAAACAATTGGACCAGAGAGCAGTTGATTATCACCTTCAATTTGTACTGTCGGATGCCGTTTGCAAAGGCAGTGCAAACAAACCCCGAGGTTATGCGAATCGCCGAGATTATCGGCCGGTCGCCTGGGGCGGTTGCATTTAAGCTGGGCAATTTTGGAAGCTTCGACCCCGAGCTTAAGAAGCGTGGCATCGGAGGACTGCCCAACACGAGTAAACTCGATAGGCAAATTTGGGATGAGTTTCACAACAATTGGGACGAACTTGCATTCGAAAGTGAAAAGCTGATCGCCGAGTTCAGTAGGACATCCGTCGAAAGCCGAGTAATAGATGAGATCAAAGGAGTGCCACCGGGAACGGAACGCGAAAGCATAGTTCGTGTACGGGTGAATCAGAGCTTCTTTAGAAGCTCGGTCCTTTCGATCTACAACCGCCAATGTTGCATCACAGGTATCGATCATGAATCTATGCTCGTCGCAAGCCACATTATTCCATGGCGGGATTCCGCGAATGATAGAACTAATCCAAAAAACGGACTTTGCTTGAACACATTTCACGACAGAGCGTTTGACCGCGGCCTCATTACAGTTACACCGGACTATAAGGTTCGCGTTTCGCGTGCTTTTGAGCAAATCGAACACAAGCCGGAGTTTCGATCATTCTTCGAAAAATTGGATGGTCGAAACATCGATTTACCGGACAAGTTCTTCCCCGGCGAGAAGTTCCTTGAGTATCACAATGAGGAGATCTTCGTGAAATAA